Within Candidatus Limnocylindrales bacterium, the genomic segment CTGTTTCCCCCAAGGTATACGATGGATCATCCCAAACAGGGGAAACCCCTAACTTGTTAAAAAGACGGTCCCGGAAGGACAGGGTTAATGAAAGAATTTTATAGCACGAAAGTAACCTGAAAGAATAAATAGAAAGAATAAATAAAGGAAAGTATGTCTAAACATTTGAATAACTCACATAAACTGCCAGAATCTCCCGAAATTAGTATTATTGTTCCTTGCTTAAATGAAGAGCAAAATATTCCCATACTGGTACAAAAATTGGAATCGGTTATTCAGCACTACGATTTGTCTGCGGAAATTCTTATTGTAGACGATTGTAGCGATGATTATACCTTTCGAGAAGCTTTTATCTTACAAAATGAACATCCCAGAGTTAAAGCCCTGCATAAAGGACTACCTCGAGGGATAGGCCATGCCATACGATTTGGTATCCAACATGCCCGAGGACGAATGGGAGTTGTGGTGATGGGAGATTGTGTGGATCCGCTTATGGCCATTGCAGATTTCAGGAAAAAAATCCTCGGTGAAGGTTATCACCTGGCTTTGCTTTCCAGATATTTGGACCCTGAGGATTCTGCCAATATTCCTTTCTCCTACAAATTTTATCAATGGTGGTATCGATTTTTTTGCCGTTCCCTGATTGGTATAACCATTAAAGATATTACATATGCCTTTCGGGGTTTTGATATTGAATATATCCGGCAGCTTAATCTGGAATCCGGCGGGTTTGAAATTTCCCCGGAAATCACCTTGAAAACCTGGCTATCTGGGGGAAGAATTTGTGAGATTAAAGGGCGTCAAGGCCGTAGAATTGCAGGAGAATCCAAATTTCTCTTTTCTAAACAGGGGTTTGGATATGCCCGGATCTTGATTAAAGGTATTATCAAGAAGCGGACCGGTCGATGGATAGGATCCTGACTGTGGTGTGGAAAGTAAAGAAATTCATCTTATCTTTCCCTGGTTTGATTGCATCAACTAAGGATCGGAGCCGGAGCTGGCTCGGATTGATGTCCGTCCTACTGATTACGATCTATGTCCATGCTCCGTCCCTATATCTGGGCTTTACAGGTGACGATTTTCAGTGGTGGCAACAGGCTCGTATGGCACTGGACAAGCCTTCTCTGTTATTAGCTCCGGGAGGGGGTTACCGTCCTGTCAATACCTGGACGCTTTCCCTTAATCATCTCCTGTTCGGTACAAAACCCCTGGGCTATCATGCCACCAATCTTTTCCTTCACCTTCTCTGCGGGGTACTTTTCTGGTTTCTCCTGGGCCGTTTTTCCCTTTCTGTCCAGGTCCGTTGGATAGTTGTTATTCTCTGGCTTTGCTCCCCTTACTCTCTGGAACCGGCGCAGATTGTCAATACCCGTTATGATCTCATTCTACCTCTCTGCTGGCTTGCTTTGGCACTGATCTGGCCTGGACCCAGGGAATCCTGGAATCGAGGCCGCCTGGCAGGTGTTATAGTCCTTGCCGGCCTTACCCTCTTTACGGTTGAAACCTGGGTGGTACTTCCCGCTTTTGTCCTCTGCTTCGATCTTTGTTTGAGCCAGATCCACCTGCGCAGGGCGCTCCTTCATACGCTGTGGGCGGGAATAGCACCGTTGATGTATCTCTTTATTTATTTTCTCCATCCTCCCATAGACAGGAGTATTTATTACGCGGGGGGTTTGAAAGCGGCCGCTAAAGTACCCCATGCCTGGGCCGTCTTCTCTAACCTGACCTTTCTCCATCCCTTGGAATTCCCCTTTGGAAGTAGGGAAGTACTTTCCTTGCTGATGATGGGTTCCCTGGCCTGGTTCGGTTGGCGACGATCTCAGCCCTTGATGGGAATTGGATTTGCTTTTTTTCTGTTGCCTTTTCTTCCTATCCTCCCCGTAGGATTCATGACCACCCGCTATACGTCTATCCCGCTCATGGGATTTTTGATGATGGTTTGCGCCGGGGTACGAGAACTCCTCCTATCTTTGAAAGGTTGGCAGCAACGGGTAGCCAAAGTCCTTGTTGGGGCTGTGGTGTTGCTTGAGTTCATTGCAAACTTAGCAGGGTTACAGGGAGATATGATAGATGCCCAGAGATATACGGACCTCCATACCAGATTACTCACAGAAGCCCAGGCGTTTCTACCTTCCCTTCCCCGTGATCGCTTGATCGTCGCCGTCCGTCTGGAAAATGAGAATCCACTCTTCGAACTTGCTCTGGATTCCAAAGGAATTCCTAAGCTTTACTATCCACGTCATCTGGATCCCTACGGACTTATTGACTGGGCTGCACTTCTGTCCTATGTCCTCGAGCCTGTTGGTGGACCCCTGTATGGGATAGCTCCCTTAGACGAAACCAAAACTCCTAACTATACCGTTGTAGGTCATATCCAGGGGGGTTTCGTCATATTACCTACGGACGCCCCTACGGCCTATGATGCGGCCTTGATCTGGCAAAACCAACACCGTTACGTTCGCTTCTTAAAACCCTGGCCATAGCTTAACCCTCCTTGAAATTTTTGGCAAATTACTTATTGATGTATTTACCGATCAATAACTCAAGGTTCATAAGGGTTTGGGAAGGAGCCAGTTTGGGTGATGTAATCAGCGCGTCTTTCAGAGCCGTCGCACAAGGGCAGGTCCGCTCTTTAGGTATCCTGGCGATCGCTCCTCTGATGATTTTTTTAGCAGTTCCTACATTTTTTAATAAATTGGCGATGATGGCTTCGGCGGTTACATCCTCCTCGGTTTCATGCCAGCAATCATAATCGGTTACCAGAGCCATAGTTGCGTAGCAAATTTCTGCTTCCCTGGCCAGCTTGGCTTCTGGAATATTGGTCATTCCGATAACATCTACTCCCCATTGCCGATATATTCTGGATTCTGCCCGGGTAGAAAACTGTGGCCCTTCAATGCAGAGATAGGTACCTCCCTGATGCATGGTGGCCCCGGCTTCTATCCCGGCCTCATATAAGATCTTGCTTAGAACCGGACATACAGGGTCTGCAAAGGCAATATGTGCCACGAACCCCTCTCCAAAAAAAGTACTAACCCGACTTTTGGTTCGATCAAAAAACTGGTCTGGAATGACAATGTCAAGGGGTTTAATATCTTCCCGCATACTTCCCACGGCACTGGCCGAAAGTAACCACTCTACCCCTAATTTTTTAAAACCGTAAATATTAGCCCGAAAATTCAGTTCGCTGGGAAGAATTCGATGCCCCCGTCCATGTCTTGGAAGGAAAGCAATTCGAATCCCATCCAAAGTTCCCAGAACATATTCATCCGAGGGGTTTCCAAAGGGAGTATCTATCTCTACCGACTCGATATCGGTAAGTCCTTCCATTTCATATAAACCACTTCCTCCAATAACACCTATTTTGACTTCAGCCATATTCTTTTCTCCTTTTCTAAATATACCTATACTTTGCCTTTTCTCGTAAGTTATTGATTTTATGTATCCACGAAGGGATAGGAAAGTATGGGGGTGTGGGAGTATGGGAGTGTGGAAGTATGGGAGTATAGGAGTATATACTTCCATACTTCCATACTTCCATACTCCCCTACCCCCCTACTCCCATACTCCCATACCTCCATACCCCCACCCTCCCATACTCCCACTTTTTTGAGACTCTATTTAATTTAAAATGGATTGTCAAGGGTAGAGGTGAACGAATTCCACAGATAGGATTTAATTAATTCAGGTTATAAAATTATTGACTCTGACCGACGGTTATGGTATTCAGGAGTTTCATGAATGATTCTAAAAATCAACCGACTCCTTCCATTGAGCAGTACCTTGAACAACTTCGGGAAAAAATTCGGTATCATAATTACCGCTATTATGTTCTCGATGACCCTGAGATTTCAGATGCGGAATACGATGGGTTGATGCAGGAATTGATGGAATTAGAGGGGAGATACCCCCACCTGATCTCACCGGATTCTCCTACTCAGCGGGTTGGGGCTCCACCTTTGGATAAGTTTGACACGGTTCGCCATACCATTCCCATGCTGAGTCTGGCCAATGCCTTTCGGGAGGAGGAAGTTCGTGAATTTGACAACCGCATCCGGCGTATCCTGGGATGGGAGCAGCCTGTGGAATATGTTGTGGAGCCTAAAATCGATGGTCTTGCCGTAGAATTGGTTTATGAGCACGGAATCCTTATCACCGGTTCGACCCGGGGAGATGGAGAAATCGGGGAAAATGTGACCCAGAATTTGAAGACCCTTCCTTCCATTCCGTTACGTCTTTTAACTTTCCCTGGAAGTCCTATCCCGACCCGATTAGAAGTTCGAGGGGAAATTTATATAGAAACCAAAGATTTTCAAAAACTAAACCAACAGCGGGAGACGGACGGGGAGCCTGTCTTTGCCAATCCACGGAATGCCGCCGCAGGTTCCCTTCGGCAACTTGATCCTCAGATAACGGCCAGACGTCCCTTGAAAATCTTTTTTTATGGAGCCGGTCTCATCGAAGGGTGTACCTTTAAAACCCACTGGGAGATGTTGGAACAATTCAAGAAATGGGGGCTTCGGGTTAATCCTGAAAATAAGATTTGCAAAAACCTGACCGAGAGCTTCGATTATTATCTTCACATGCAGGAGAAGCGAGAAACCCTGGCTTATGAGATCGATGGAATCGTAATCAAGGTCAATGATCTGAGGCTCCGGGAAGAACTCGGGGAAGTTTCTCGAAGTCCCCGTTGGGCTCTGGCTTATAAGTTTCCCCCTCGGGAAGCTGTTACCCAGATTTTAGATATTCTCGTTCAGGTGGGACGGACCGGGGCTTTGACGCCTGTTGCAAAACTAAAACCGGTCCAACTGGGCGGGGTCCTGGTCAGTCGGGCCAGCTTACATAATCAAGATGAAATCGAACGAAAAGGGATTTTGATCGGGGATACGGTGGTGGTTCAGCGTGCGGGAGATGTGATTCCGGACGTGGTGAGGGTCCTTGAATCGGCTCGAACCGGGAATGAAAGACCGTTTGTTTTTCCCACAAAATGTCCGGTTTGTGGAGCCGATGTTCTCCGAAGCGAGGGAGAGGCCGTAGCGCGATGCACCGGGATCTCCTGCCCGGCTCAATTAAAGGAACGAATCTTGCATTTCACCTCGAAAGGCGCCCTGGATATCCAGGGGATCGGTCGAAAGCTGGTGGATCAACTGGTAAGGGAAGGACTTGTCTCAGATGTAGCGGATTTGTACTTTCTAACCGAAGAAAAGTTGTTGAGTTTGAATCGGATGGGTAAAAAATCGGCTCGAAATATTTTGGAAGCCCTGGAAAAAAGTAAACGTCCTTCCCTTGCCAGATTTATCTATGCTTTGGGAATCCGACATGTGGGAGAGCATCTGGCTAAAATTCTGGCCGATCATTTTAAAAATCTGGAAACCCTCCATCAGGCTTCCGAGGAGGAATTACAAGGAATCTATGAAGTAGGGCCTCAAGTAGCCCGAAGCATTTGGGTATTCTTTCAACAGGAAGAAACCCGGCAGGTCCTCAAAAAACTCAAGCAGGCCAACGTCGTGATCCTGGAACCTGCTGAAACCAAAAAATTGAAGAACCTGGAAGGAAAAACCTTTGTTCTGACCGGGGAGTTGAAAAGATTTACACGGGAAGAAGCAAAAAGATTCATAGAAGAACAGGGAGGCCGGGTGACTTCAACGGTGAGTAAAAAAACGGATTTTCTGGTGGTGGGAGAAAACCCGGGTTCTAAACTGGATAAGGCAAAACAATGGGATATTAAGCTTCTAAACGAGGAAGAATTCGAAAAAATGCTTCAGATTTAGACTGGAAATTTGCAAGAATTTTCTTGACAGTTTCAGCAGTTTGTTTTATAGACGCACAAAATAAAATCAAAGGGATTGTTACTTAACCGATACCTGAGGAAGAGCGTCTTACCGTTTACACATCTATCATAGTTAACCAGCCCAAATAACATAGAAGGTTTCAAGCCGAGATCTGTTGTCGGCAGAGATCCCCGTTAAAAGTAGTTCTGATTTTGCCCTGTCCTGGCCAATAGATCCTGAAACAGGCTGCTGTTCAACAGAAGGCGGGAGGGAGAAAATGATGTTACCTACCGCAGGAGTTACACCTGGCATATTCACAATCCCGCATACTGGTAAGATCATCTACCCGGTGTTAGTGTGTCAGACTTTACGGGGTACCTGGTTTACGATGGGGATGGGAAAGCAGATCTGGCGGTCTTTCGATCCTTTGAAGGAACCCGGCATATGCTGAATTCCTCCGGTGAAACCAAATCCTATTCCTGGGAAGATTCTAGCGATATACCGGTTCCCGGAGATTATTCTATGAGCTTTCACTTTTGAGAAGTAGTCAGGGTTTTCCCTAATTTTTGGTTTTTTTTAACTTGACAAGGCTAACCCTATATGCTCTAATTGCAATAAGTTAAAGGGCAGTTATGATAACCCTTTAATAATCAATAACTTACATAGAATTCGCCAGACTAACCTTTCTGGTGGGTAGGTCGAGGGTAACACCAAAAAGTTTAAATTTTAGGTTTCTAAAATGAAAACTTGAGGTTGTTGTCATCACCCTCAGGGAGTTTATCCATGTTGTTCGGTTCTAAAAATAAAATCGCCGGCCTTGATATTGGAGCCAGTTCCATTAAGGCCGCTGAGTTGAATCTGAGTTCAAAAGGTGCTGAGCTTAAGAGTTTTGGGGTCGTTCCTCTACAACCGGAAGTGATTGTGGATGGAGCGATTATGGATGCAGAGGTTGTTAAAGAGTCCATCCGGCAAGTTTTTAAAGAGGCCAGGATTAGCAGCAAAAATGTAGCTATTTCCGTTTCCGGACATTCGGTGATTGTGAAAAAAATTGTAGTCCCGGAGATGACCCCGCAAGACCTGGAGAAATCCATCGAAACAGAGGCCCAGCAATATATACCCTTTGACATTGGGGATGTCAATGTGGACTTTCAAATTCTAGAACGCTCGCAATCCGCTCAACCCGGAGAAATGGAAGTTCTCCTGGTTGCCGTCAAGAAGGAAAAAGTCAATGAGCATATCAACCTGGTCCGGGAAGCCGGTTTAAATCCGGTCATCATTGATGTAGATGCCTTTGCCTTTGAAAATGCCTTTGAACTCAACTATGAAGTGGAGCCTGGCTCGGTAGCCCTGATCGATATTGGTGCCAGTACTATGAAAATCAACATTATGCAGGATGGGGCTTCCACCTTTGTACGGGACATCTCGGTAGGTGGGAATCAGTATACCGAAGCCTTACAGAAGGAATTTAATGTGAACTATGAAACCGCCGAAAAAATGAAGAGAAACCAGTTACCCGATAATATTAGCCCGGACAGTGTCTTTTCGGTTATCAATGCGGTTTCGGAGGATATCGTCGTGGAAGTTCAACGGTCTTTTGATTTCTTTAGGGCTTCGGCACCCGATGTCAATATTAACAAAGTCGTCCTGGGTGGGGGTTGTTCGTTGATCGAGAATATCGATAAATTTTTTGAGGAAAAATTAGGTATTCCGGTAGAAAAGATTAATCCGTTCCGGAATATAAAGGTTAATCAGAAAAAGTTTGACATGGAGTACATGGAAAGTATTGCTCCCAGGGCATCGGTAGTTGTAGGCCTAGGATTAAGGAGGGTGGGTGACAAATGGTCAAAATAAATTTATTACCTAAAGAAGATCAAAAACGAACCGGAGCTCTCGGGCAGCTTGTTCTATTTATTTTCATTGGGATCCTTTCTGTTTTAGCATTTGTAGGAGGATGGATCTATCTCGGTAATCAGATTGATAGTCTAAAGAAGGATATTCGGAGATTGGAGGCCCGACTCGAGGAACTTAAGCCCAAAATCGCGGAGATCGAGAAATTTAAGGCGGATAAGAAAGATTTGGAAGGGAAACGCGAAGCCATCCTTAAACTGGAAAAGGATCAAAAGGTTCCGGTTCGACTTTTAGATGAAATTTATAAAACCCTTGAGAAAGAAGAAGTATGGCTGACGGCTTTTAATAAGGCCGGAGACAAACTCAGCATATCCGGTGTAGCCCTTTCTAACCCGGCTATTTCTAATTACTTACGTAAACTAGAGGAGTCTCCTTATATAAAAAATGTAGAGTTAATTATCAGTACCGAAAGTAAAATGTTTGATCGGACGGTAAGGAATTTCCAGATTAGTTGCGAACTCGAGAGTCCGGGTGAGACCAAAGAGGCCAAAGCCAAATAGAGGTTCAGGAGGCAAGTTATGGCAGGAACTTTGGATAAATTTGCAGAAATCCCCAATAACTACAAATACATAGGTCTGATAGCCTTTGTGGCCATTTTAGGAGGCGTTTTCTGGTACTTTATTTATGATCCTTCGATGCAACAAATAAAAAGATTGCAGAACGAGCGGAAAGAGAAAAGTGCCAAGGTGGCAGAGGCCGAAGAAATTGTCAAGAACTACGATAAGTTTAAACAGGAAAAAGAGAAAGTGGAGGCTGAACTCAATGAGGCGCTTAAAAAACTTCCGAAAGGGCGAGAAATTCCCTCTCTATTGGAGAAAATCAACGAGTCGGTTATAACGGCTGGATTAAACATTTCCACCTTTCAACCCGGGGCCTTGAGCGATAAAGGGCTTTACAGTGAATTTCCTGTTAATATTACCATGACCGGTGGATATCACGAGTTTGCCCGCTTTACAGATACGGTCAGTAAACTGGATCGGATTGTAACGATTGGTACTATTAATATGACGCCCATTAAAACCCCGACCGGTGAGGATAGTTTATCTATTGTTGCTCAGGCTATGACCTATACTTCTAAGTGATATTTAAGTTTCTGAATAGGCTTCCAAAGACCCGGTAAGAAAAGTGCTTGAAAGTCCCCGGGTGACTTTGGGCAGAAAAGTTTATTGAAGGCTTTGAACAAGGGCTGGTGGAAAATGATATTTACGGGATTTTCAAATCCTGGAGATATTCCAAAAAGGATTGTTTTTATCGCCGGTTCCTGTTCATAAGCTGGGAGCAGTTGGTTATGATTAAGCAACGTGTCTGTGGTTTATTACTTCTGGCTATGGTTGGTTTAATGGGTTGCAATGAAGAACCGTTGGAATCTGAACAGCCTGTTAATCCACCGAAAAAGAAGGAGGTGGCTCAGGAAGAAAATAAAGATGTGAAACCCACGCCAGCAGAGCAGGAAGTAGCCTTTACGTATAATGCTGAAAATCGCCGCAATCCTTTTAAACCTTTAATCAGTCCAAAAATTGAACCCAAAGAGGTCGTGGCAGTCTCCCGTCCCCAGGCTGTTCTTACTCCTTTGGAGCGGTATGATACCCATGAATATAAGTTGGTGGGTGTAATTGCTGGACGTGGTGGAGATTATGCTATGGTGGAATCTCCCGATGGCAAAACCTATAACTTTAAGGTCGGAACCCGTATAGGTAAGAGAGAGGGTGTGGTTCAAAAGATAACAGACGGTGAGGTTGTAATCAAAGAGATTATTCGCTATGATACGGGTGATACCAAAGAAGTCGAAACCACCCTGTCTCTGAACAAACCTAATGAACAAGGAGCCCGATAATGAGCAATTATCCCCTAAGGTGTGTCTCATCTATCTTTTTTGTCTCTGTTGTTCTATGGATTTTAAGCGGTTGTGGTGGGCCTAAGGAGACTATTAAAACTCCGAAGGCTGTCTCGGAGGGAGAAGTTCCCGGGTCTGTGAAAATAACCCATATCAGTAGTGAAGCTCTTGAAGGAAAGGTTCGGGTAACAATTGAATCTTCCGATAATCTAAGTTATACGGCTTTCACCCTGAGCGATCCTTTACGACTGGTTCTTGATCTACCCAATGCGCAATTGAAATTTAAAGAGCCTATTGCGGTAAATAAAGGAGCGGTCCT encodes:
- a CDS encoding pilus assembly protein PilP: MIKQRVCGLLLLAMVGLMGCNEEPLESEQPVNPPKKKEVAQEENKDVKPTPAEQEVAFTYNAENRRNPFKPLISPKIEPKEVVAVSRPQAVLTPLERYDTHEYKLVGVIAGRGGDYAMVESPDGKTYNFKVGTRIGKREGVVQKITDGEVVIKEIIRYDTGDTKEVETTLSLNKPNEQGAR
- the ligA gene encoding NAD-dependent DNA ligase LigA; the encoded protein is MNDSKNQPTPSIEQYLEQLREKIRYHNYRYYVLDDPEISDAEYDGLMQELMELEGRYPHLISPDSPTQRVGAPPLDKFDTVRHTIPMLSLANAFREEEVREFDNRIRRILGWEQPVEYVVEPKIDGLAVELVYEHGILITGSTRGDGEIGENVTQNLKTLPSIPLRLLTFPGSPIPTRLEVRGEIYIETKDFQKLNQQRETDGEPVFANPRNAAAGSLRQLDPQITARRPLKIFFYGAGLIEGCTFKTHWEMLEQFKKWGLRVNPENKICKNLTESFDYYLHMQEKRETLAYEIDGIVIKVNDLRLREELGEVSRSPRWALAYKFPPREAVTQILDILVQVGRTGALTPVAKLKPVQLGGVLVSRASLHNQDEIERKGILIGDTVVVQRAGDVIPDVVRVLESARTGNERPFVFPTKCPVCGADVLRSEGEAVARCTGISCPAQLKERILHFTSKGALDIQGIGRKLVDQLVREGLVSDVADLYFLTEEKLLSLNRMGKKSARNILEALEKSKRPSLARFIYALGIRHVGEHLAKILADHFKNLETLHQASEEELQGIYEVGPQVARSIWVFFQQEETRQVLKKLKQANVVILEPAETKKLKNLEGKTFVLTGELKRFTREEAKRFIEEQGGRVTSTVSKKTDFLVVGENPGSKLDKAKQWDIKLLNEEEFEKMLQI
- the pilM gene encoding type IV pilus assembly protein PilM, with the translated sequence MLFGSKNKIAGLDIGASSIKAAELNLSSKGAELKSFGVVPLQPEVIVDGAIMDAEVVKESIRQVFKEARISSKNVAISVSGHSVIVKKIVVPEMTPQDLEKSIETEAQQYIPFDIGDVNVDFQILERSQSAQPGEMEVLLVAVKKEKVNEHINLVREAGLNPVIIDVDAFAFENAFELNYEVEPGSVALIDIGASTMKINIMQDGASTFVRDISVGGNQYTEALQKEFNVNYETAEKMKRNQLPDNISPDSVFSVINAVSEDIVVEVQRSFDFFRASAPDVNINKVVLGGGCSLIENIDKFFEEKLGIPVEKINPFRNIKVNQKKFDMEYMESIAPRASVVVGLGLRRVGDKWSK
- the pilO gene encoding type 4a pilus biogenesis protein PilO, which codes for MAGTLDKFAEIPNNYKYIGLIAFVAILGGVFWYFIYDPSMQQIKRLQNERKEKSAKVAEAEEIVKNYDKFKQEKEKVEAELNEALKKLPKGREIPSLLEKINESVITAGLNISTFQPGALSDKGLYSEFPVNITMTGGYHEFARFTDTVSKLDRIVTIGTINMTPIKTPTGEDSLSIVAQAMTYTSK
- a CDS encoding glycosyltransferase family 2 protein; this encodes MSKHLNNSHKLPESPEISIIVPCLNEEQNIPILVQKLESVIQHYDLSAEILIVDDCSDDYTFREAFILQNEHPRVKALHKGLPRGIGHAIRFGIQHARGRMGVVVMGDCVDPLMAIADFRKKILGEGYHLALLSRYLDPEDSANIPFSYKFYQWWYRFFCRSLIGITIKDITYAFRGFDIEYIRQLNLESGGFEISPEITLKTWLSGGRICEIKGRQGRRIAGESKFLFSKQGFGYARILIKGIIKKRTGRWIGS
- a CDS encoding PilN domain-containing protein — translated: MVKINLLPKEDQKRTGALGQLVLFIFIGILSVLAFVGGWIYLGNQIDSLKKDIRRLEARLEELKPKIAEIEKFKADKKDLEGKREAILKLEKDQKVPVRLLDEIYKTLEKEEVWLTAFNKAGDKLSISGVALSNPAISNYLRKLEESPYIKNVELIISTESKMFDRTVRNFQISCELESPGETKEAKAK
- the mtnP gene encoding S-methyl-5'-thioadenosine phosphorylase; translated protein: MAEVKIGVIGGSGLYEMEGLTDIESVEIDTPFGNPSDEYVLGTLDGIRIAFLPRHGRGHRILPSELNFRANIYGFKKLGVEWLLSASAVGSMREDIKPLDIVIPDQFFDRTKSRVSTFFGEGFVAHIAFADPVCPVLSKILYEAGIEAGATMHQGGTYLCIEGPQFSTRAESRIYRQWGVDVIGMTNIPEAKLAREAEICYATMALVTDYDCWHETEEDVTAEAIIANLLKNVGTAKKIIRGAIARIPKERTCPCATALKDALITSPKLAPSQTLMNLELLIGKYINK